In Ignavibacteriales bacterium, the sequence ATCAACTTGGTGTGAAGATTATTGCGATCACAGGCAATGTCACCTCACCGCTCAGCAAACAATGCGACATCGTTCTCGACGCGAGCGTCAAAGAGGAAGCGTGCCCGTATGATCTCGCACCAACTTCTTCTACCACAGCCGCATTAGTCATGGGCGATGCGCTTGCAATTACGCTTCTGCAAAAGCGTAATTTCACGCAAGAAGATTTTGCAATGCTCCATCCGGGCGGCAATCTTGGTAAACGACTGCTCTTAAAAGTTGAAATGATGATGATTACCGGTGCAAATGTACCGGTCGTTAAAGAAAGCGTTTCCCTTTCCGATGCTATTATTGAAATCAGTTCCAAACGATTGGGTGCCACGTGTGTGGTTGATAACGCAGGCGTTCTCTGCGGTATCCTCACCGACGGCGATCTTCGACGTCTGCTTCAGAGAACCACGAACATCACAAATCTTACTGCCCGCCAAGTGATGACGCAGAATCCTAAAACAATCCACCAGAATATTCTTGCCGTTCAGGCGCTCAAAGTAATGGAGACGTTCAAGATCACACAGCTGGTTGTCGTGGACGACGGTCAGCATCCTATTGGCGTATTGCATCTTCATGATTTAGT encodes:
- a CDS encoding KpsF/GutQ family sugar-phosphate isomerase, encoding MNAHAAIEKGKEIVRVEAEAVAALESRINGNFASAVDLIFNAKGRVVLTGIGKSGIIARKIAATMSSTGTPSAFMHPSDALHGDLGMVTPNDVVIFISKSGDTADLWQLLQSFHQLGVKIIAITGNVTSPLSKQCDIVLDASVKEEACPYDLAPTSSTTAALVMGDALAITLLQKRNFTQEDFAMLHPGGNLGKRLLLKVEMMMITGANVPVVKESVSLSDAIIEISSKRLGATCVVDNAGVLCGILTDGDLRRLLQRTTNITNLTARQVMTQNPKTIHQNILAVQALKVMETFKITQLVVVDDGQHPIGVLHLHDLVEAGLGGESGA